The Desulfuromonadaceae bacterium genome includes the window TCCTATACAATTACCGATGATTGCACGGAATGTCGCGCTTGCACTGAAAGTTGTCCGGTCGACGCCATCGTTGACTGAGTTAAAGGGGCGCCTTGTGGCGCCCTTTTTATTTTTTTCAACAGGTTGAATCCGCTCACCATGCTTGTCGCGACACGATGAAATGTGCTAGATTACCGACATCTTTTGTCAACCGGATTCCATGTGAATGACATGATCCCAGAGCATATTGCTATCATTATGGATGGCAACGGTCGTTGGGCGGAGGCGCGAAACCTGCCGCGCATTGCCGGTCATCAGCGCGGCGTCGAAACGGTGCGCGTGATCGTCGAGGCGTGTCACGGACTCGGCGTTCGTTATCTGACCCTTTATGCCTTCAGCTCGGAAAACTGGCAACGTCCATCGGCTGAAGTTGGTGGCCTGATGGAGCTTCTCGGGTATTTTCTGGAAGCGATGTTGCCTGAAATGATGGAAAAGGGAATCCAGCTGCGGGTTATAGGTGATCTGGCGCGATTGCCGGAACGTGCTCGTCGAACGGTTACTGATGCTGTTGCACAAACTGCCGAAAATAGTGCGATGACTCTGGTCCTGGCACTGTCGTACGGATCGCGGGGGGAGTTGAGCAACGCCTGTCGCACTTTGGCGAAAGATGTTCTGGATGGTGGTTTGTCTGTTGAGGATATTACTGAAGAGCTTTTTGCGAGTCGACTCGATACTGCCGGGTTGCCCGATCCTGACCTGCTGATTCGCACCAGCGGTGAAATGCGCATCAGTAATTTTCTCCTCTGGCAACTGGCTTATGCAGAACTTTATTTCACGGAGATTTGTTGGCCCGCTTTCACTGCCGACGAGTTGAACAAAGCGTTGGTCGAATTTTCTCGCCGTGAACGTCGTTTTGGTTTGACCGGAGCACAAATGGAAAAGAGTCGGTTTTAAAAATAACTATCTGGGTGTTGCTGGAAGGACCCAGTTACTGCTTGAATTCCGGAGGATTAACATTAAACAACGACTGATAACCGCTGGTATCGGCCTGCCGCTGCTGGTCCTCTTTATTGTCTATGCAAATTATTTTTTCTTCAGCCTGCTGATTGGTGGTGTCATCTGTCTGGCCCTCCATGAATTCTTCGCCATGACCCTGCCCGGAGAACGCCGCGCTGAAAAATTCGCTGCCTGCCTCTTTGCACTCGGTTTGCTGAGTGCGATGATTCAGCAGTCACCTCTCCTGCTGGTCGGGCTATTGACCTTGATGACGCTTGGTTTCGCCTGCTGGTTTTTGCTGCGTTTCAATAATCTGGGAAAAGTTACCGGACAACTGGCGATCCTCTTTTTCGGCATTCTTTATATTACACTTTTACTTGGACACGTACCGCTGCTGCGCGGGGTGCCGGATGGGCGTGAGTGGATTTTTCTGGTTCTTTTTATTATCATGTTTTGTGACACCTGCGCCTATTTTGTAGGCAGCGCCATTGGCTGCCGACGTCTTTATCCATCAATCAGCCCGAAAAAAAGTATTGAAGGCGCCTGTGGTGGCCTGCTCGGTAGTATCCTCGGTGCAGTGTTGGTCAAATTCTGGTTCTTCGGCCATCTGCGGCTGGTTGATGCCGTTATTCTTGGCATTCTGCTTGGCATTGTCGGTCAACTTGGCGATCTTTTTGAGTCGATGTTGAAACGCGGGGCTAACGTGAAAGATTCAGGGACGTTGATCCCTGGGCACGGTGGCGTACTTGATCGTCTGGACAGTTTACTCTTTGCATTTCCTGTTGCCTATTATTATGCGCTGTGGGCGGGGTACGGATAACGTGTTGCACTACCCATGAAGAAACTAGCAATCCTCGGGTCCACCGGATCAATCGGCGTCAGTACCCTCGAAGTTGTCGCGGCTTATCCCGCCAGATTTTCTGTTATAACGCTCACCGGCGGGGCGAATCTGACGTTGCTGATCGAGCAGATTCGGCGCTTTTCGCCGCAGATGGTCGCGGTGTGTGAGGAAGTCGATGCGCGCCGGTTACGTGACACCCTCGGGGAAAATGCCCCGAAAATTCTTTTCGGCGTCGAAGGCCTTTCCGCCTGTGCCTCCCATCCAGATGTAGAAATGGTCGTATCGGCGATTGTCGGTGCGGCCGGTTTACGCCCGACTATGGCAGCGATTGTCGCCGGGAAAGATATTGCCCTGGCTAACAAGGAAACGCTGGTGACAGCCGGTTCGCTATTCATGGAGGCGATCACCGCTGCCGGCGTCGATCTTTTCCCGGTCGACAGCGAGCATTCCGCCATATTTCAATCGTTGCGCGGGCATCGCCAGCAGGATGTTCGACGCTTGATTCTGACGGCTTCCGGCGGTCCGTTTCTGCACCGTTCCAGTGACGATTTTCACTCGGTGCGACCGCTTGATGCACTGGCTCACCCGAACTGGACCATGGGGCGGAAAATTTCGATTGATTCTGCGACGATGATGAACAAAGGGCTGGAGGTGATCGAGGCGCACTGGTTGTTTGCTCTGCCTGCCGAGCGCATTGCCGTTCATGTTCATCCGCAGAGTGTTGTTCATTCAATGGTTGAATATGTGGATGGCTCGGTGATTGCGCAACTCGGCATTCCTGACATGAAAACACCGATCGCCTATGCTCTTTCCTGGCCGGAACGACTGGCTCTTGATTTACCTCCACTTGACTTATGCCAGTATGGGGCGTTGACATTTCATGCCCCGGACGTTGAAAAGTTTCCGTGTCTGCCCCTTGCTTACACGGCACTGGCGATTGGCGGTACCGCGCCGGCAGTGATGAATGCTGCCAACGAGGTTGCAGTTGAAGCATTCCTTGCAGAACGAATTTCCTTCTCTGATATTGCGCAGATTATCGCTGTGGTGCTGAATGGTCATGTTGCCCAGCCACTCGATACACTTGAAACTGTCTTTGCGGCTGACAAGATGGGGCGTAAGGCTGCGTATGACCTGATCGATCAACGTGCTGCGGAGGCTTTATGCTGACTGTTTTTTCGGGGATCATCCTCCTTGGTATTCTGGTTTTTATCCACGAACTGGGACATTTTGGGGTCGCCAAGGCCACGGGCGTGCGCGTGCTGAAGTTTTCCCTCGGATTCGGCCCAAAACTGTTTTCCAAACAGTGGGGGGAGACCGAATATCTGCTTTGTGCAATCCCGCTGGGGGGGTACGTCCAGATGCTCGGCGAGGGGATCGGTGAACAGGGCGAAGTCGTGGAGCTGACGCCTGAAGAGCGGCAGCACTCCTTTGCAGATAAAACGATCGCCCAGCGCACGGCAATTATTGCGGCCGGCCCGATTATGAATCTGCTGCTCCCTTTTATTGTCCTGCCGATTGCCTATATGGTCGGGGTGAACCTGCCCGCTTATGTTGAAAATGCACCGCGAGCCGGTTATGTGGTTGACGCGTCGCCAGCAGCAGCTGCCGGTTTGCAGCGCAATGATTTGATCGTCGCGGTCAATGGCGATGCCGTCTCCAGCTGGGACGGTACGAACAAGACACTCCTCTCCCATGTCGGTGCGCCACTGGAATTCACAATCCTTCGGAGTGGTGACACCCTGCTGATCACACTGGAACCGGAAAACGGCGGGATTGAAGGGTTGCAATCGATCGGCATAATGCCGGATGTTGCGCCTCTGGTCGGCGGATTGGCACCGGGAATGCCGGCGTTGGCCGCCGGTTTTGAAGTGGGTGATCAGATCGTTGCGATTGAATCAACCCCGATCAACTCCTGGTATGATCTGCGCGACGTCATTCAGAATTACGGAAAGCGACCACAACAGTTTCACCTCATTCGCGACGGCAGGGAACTTTCAGTCGAGGTTCTGCCGATCCAGCGTGATGGCAAAGATGATCTGCTGATCGGTATTGCACCACACCAGGAAACCCTTTTTAAACGCTTCGGTTTTATTGACGCGGTGCGTGCTGGCGCTGACCGAACTGTTGAGCTGATCGAATTGACGCTGACGTTCATGCAAAAGATGTTCGCCGGACAAATCTCATCGAAAAATATCGGTGGCCCGATCACGGTTATTCAGATTGCAGGTCAGGCAGCGCAGACCGACCTGTCGAGTATTTGCACGGTGCTGGCTTTTCTCAGTATCCAGTTGGGGATTTTGAATCTGTTGCCGATCCCGATTCTTGATGGTGGGCATCTCTTTTTTAATTTTTTCGAAATGTTGATGCGCCGACCGGTGCCGTTGCGGACGCGCGAGATTGCCCAGCAGGTCGGGTTAATTATGTTGTTGATGTTGATGGTTCTGGCATTTTATAACGATATCGTTCGTATTTTTGTCGGGGGCGCGTAAATGGTCAAGTCTCCACGGTTGCTGGCTGTTTGCACCGCAACCCGCTGTACCAGTATTGCGGTCATTGAAGACGGTCGTGTGTTTGGCGAGATGGTGATGCGCTCCCCCCGTACCCACACAGATCTGCTGCTGCCGAATGTTCGCCAGATGCTCGCCGGGCTGGAACAGGATATCCCTGATTTTGACGCCTTTGTTGCGGTCGTTGGACCAGGGGCATTTACCGGCTTGCGCGTCGGTGTCGCAACGGTGAAGGGATTGGCCACGGCGGCCAATCGACCGACCATCGCTATTTCATCATTGCTGACCCTGGCTGCCCAGTTTCCGGCCAGTCACTTGCCGATTTGCGCACTTCTCGATGCACGTAAAAGTGAAGTCTATGTCGGTCGTTATTGCCGACAACTGGATGAACCGGTCTTGTCCCACCCTGAACGCGTGATGACACCGGAACAGTTGCTGGACGAAATTGACGAGGAAACCCTTTTTGTCGGCGATGGTGCCACTGTTTATCGACCGTTGATTGAGGCCCGGCTCGGTCGACGTGCTCATTTTGCGCCGGTTTCTCTGGCTGAACCACGTGCGGCTCTTGCTGCGGCTCTTGCCGATCGTGAATACCGGGCGAAACGCACGCTCTCATCCGGGCAATTAACTCCGGTTTATATTCGTCGTTCCGAGGCTGAAATTATGTGGGAAAAAAGCGGTCGAACACTGCCCCAATGACATGATAGACTGTTGACAAGGTTGGCCCCATTGGTTATTTTAAAATGGCAGTTCGGTGTATTCATTAACCCTATCCCGGGAGGTCCTTGATGGAGGAAGCAGATTTGACCGTCGTTGAAGAGTTGTGCAATAATAACCCACGCTTCCGTATGTTGTATGAAGAACACCTGATCCTGGAAAAAGAATTGACCGATTTTGAAGAGAAGGTTTATCTGACGCCCGATGAAGAAATTGCGCGGAAGAAGGTACAAAAGCTGAAGTTGGTAGGAAAAGATGAAATGCAGAAGATTCTGCATAACTTTCGTGAGGTCTAGTCCTCTTCACCCGAGAGAATCTGAGGGGTTCGGGCCTCCGGACCCCTTTTTATCTGTGCGGCGCCGGGATTTTATCGCGGCGCCGTTTTATACATCCGGCAGCGACAGGGGCACTTGTCGATTGATCATCAGAAGGAACGAATTAAACCATGAAAAAACGCAGTTCTGCCATCACTGAGGGTTTTGAACGAACACCGCACCGTGCCCTGCTGATGGGAACCGGAGTTCCGCGGAGTCAGATGAAACAGCCCTTTATCGGCATCGCCAGCTCTTTTACCGACCTGATCCCCGGTCACATCGGCATGCGTGATTTGGAACGGCAGATTGAAAAAGGCGTTCACACCGGTGGCGGGCACGCATTTATGTTTGGTATCCCCGGCGTGTGTGACGGAATCGCCATGGGACATCGTGGCATGCACTATTCATTGCCGACCCGTGAACTGATCGCCGACATGATTGAGTCGGTTGCCGAAGCCCACCGTCTTGACGGTCTGGTGTTGTTGACCAACTGTGACAAGATTACCCCAGGGATGTTGATGGCGGCAGCACGTTTGGATATTCCTGCAATTGTTGTCACCGCCGGACCGATGCTCGCCGGGCGCGGTGCTCAAGGGCGGCAATATTCGTTTGTGACCGATACTTTCGAGGCGATGGGGCAGTATAAAGCGGGGAATATGACCGAGGCGCAGCTGTGCACCTGTGAAGAAAATGCCTGCCCCTCTGCCGGATCGTGTCAGGGACTTTTTACCGCCAACACGATGGCGATCCTGACTGAAACCCTCGGTATGAGCCTGATCGGATGTGGTACCGCACTGGCGGTTTCCTCGTTGAAGCGGCGCATTGCTTTCACGTCCGGTGAACGGATTGTTGCCCTGGTAAATGACAATATCACGCCACGTTCCATCCTCACCCGCGCCGCCTTTGAAAACGCCGTGCGGGTCGATCTGGCCCTCGGTGGTTCGAGCAACACCGTCTTGCATCTGCTGTCGATTGCGCGTGAAGCCGGAGTCGAACTGCCGCTGGAAATTTTCGACGCACTCAGTCGCACCACGCCGCAGCTGGCCTCAATGAATCCTGGTGGTATCCATTTCATGGAAGATCTGGATGCGGCGGGGGGGGTTCCTGGCGTGCTCCACGAGCTGGGCGACAAGATTCTCGATAATCCAACCCTGACCGGTCTGTCTGTCAGAGAGATTGCTGCGGCGATCAAGCATGTTGATCACGCCGTGATCCATCCACGCAGTAACCCGGTGCGGGCTGAAGGGGGGATTGCCATTCTGCACGGCAATATTGCGCCGGACGGGGCGGTTGTCAAACAGTCCGGGGTGTCGGAGAAGATGATGACCTTCGAAGGCACGGCACGCTGCTTCGATGCGGAGGAGGCCGCGATGGCCGCGTTGATGGACGGAACCGTCGTGGCGGGCGATGTGGTCGTGATTCGCTACGAAGGACCGAAAGGCGGGCCGGGGATGCGTGAAATGCTCGCTCCGACCGCGACGTTGATGGGGCTGGGGCTGGGGGACAGTGTGGCATTGATTACCGATGGTCGTTTTTCCGGCGGTACCCGCGGGCCCTGCATCGGTCACATTTCGCCGGAAGCCGCCGTCGGTGGCCCGATCGCCCTGATTGCCGACGGTGACCGGATTAAACTCGATATTCCGCAGCGTTCGCTTGAATTGCTGGTTGATGCAACGGTTCTGGCAGAACGTCGTGCCGTCTGGCAGGCTCCGGAACCGAAGATCAGAACCGGCTGGCTGGCACGTTATGCCCAGGTTGTCACCTCGGCCAATACGGGCGCAATTTGTCAAGCGACAGCTCCACTGAAATAACGCGCAACCACTTGCCAGGGAACGAAAAGTTTCAACTGAGGAGGAATTGGTGAAAAAGACCGGATCACAGATTTTACTTGAATGTCTGCGCCTCGAAGGCGTTGATACCGTTTTCGGCTACCCAGGGGGGACGGTCATCAATATCTATGATGACTTGATGGATTCGCCGATCAAACATATTCTCAATCGCCATGAACAGGCTGCGGTTCATGCCGCTGACGGTTATGCGCGGGCCACCGGCAAGGTCGGTGTTGCCATCGCTACGAGTGGTCCCGGTGCAACCAATACGGTCACCGGTATTGCTACTGCCTACATGGATTCGATTCCGATGGTCATTATTACCGGACAGGTCCCGACGCCGCTGATCGGTAACGACGCATTTCAGGAAGCCGACATGATCGGTATTACGCGCCCGATCACCAAACACAATTATCTGGTCAGGGATATCAAGGATCTGGCCCGAATCATCAAACAGGCCTTTTATATCGCCCGCACCGGTCGTCCCGGCCCGGTCCTCGTTGACCTGCCGAAAGACATCCAGATGGCCACACATAAATTTGAGTACCCGGACAAAGTTGAACTGCGCGGCTATAAACCGAATTACAGCGGCAACTCGCGGCAGATAGAAAAATCGATCAAGATGATTCTGGCGGCCCGTAAACCGGTTATCTATGTTGGTGGCGGAGCAGCGCTGTCGAATTCCAATCTGGAACTGAAACAATTTACTGAAATGATTCAGGCGCCGCTGACCATGACCCTGATGGGGCTGTCATCATTTCCGAACACGCATCCGCTGTCACTCGGGATGCTCGGCATGCACGGCACCTATCACGCCAATATGGCAGTGACCGATGCTGATCTGCTGATCGCTATCGGGGCCCGTTTTGATGATCGCGTCACCGGAAAGATTGCGACCTTTGCACCCCATGCCAAGATTATCCATATTGACATCGATCCGACTTCGATCAAAAAGAATGTGCGCGTCGATTTGCCGATCGTTGGCGATCTCAAGGATGTCCTGAAAAAAATGCTCAAACAACTCGCCGAATACGACGCGCAAGTGGCAACCCTGCGGGACGAACTTGCGCCGTGGCGCGCGAAGATTGAGGTGTGGAAGAAAGAGCAGCCGCTCGGATACAAGAGTTCGAATAAGGAGATCAAACCGCAGTTTGTCATTGAGAAACTGTGTGAATTGTCCGACGAAGACGCGATTATTACGACGGAAGTCGGTCAACATCAGATGTGGACTGCCCAGTTCTATGATTTTATTCAGCCGCGGACCTTTCTGACTTCAGGCGGGCTCGGCACGATGGGCTACGGTCTGCCCGCCGCGCTCGGTGCCCAGGCGGCATTCCCCACGCGGCAGGTCATTGATATCTCTGGTGACGGCTCGTTCCAGATGAACTCTCAGGAGTTGGCGACCTTGGTGCAATATCGCCTGCCGGTCAAGATTGCCATTCTGAACAACAATTTTCTCGGCATGGTCCGGCAGTGGCAGCAACTGTTCTTCAATCGCCGCTACAGCCAGACGTGTATGGAACTGCCGATTGATTTCAAGAAGCTGGCAGAAGCTTACGGGGCGACCGGCTTACAAGCCACTACCCCGGATGAAGTCGAGGCAGTGATCAAACAGGCCTTTGCCACGCCGGGGCCAGTCATCATGGAATTCAAGGTTTGCCGTGAAGAAAATGTGTTGCCGATGGTTCCGGCTGGTGCGGGTATCAATGAAATGGTGCTGGCGTCCTGATGACAGCCAGGTGCTGAGGAGTGATTGAATGATGAAACATACCATTTCGGTTTTGGTGGAAAATGAATTTGGCGTGCTGCCACGAGTTTCTGGGCTTTTTTCGGGACGCGGCTTTAATATTGAAAGCCTTTCCGTGGCGCCAACGATCGATCCGACTATTTCACGGATGACTATTGTCACCAGCGGCGACGAACGGATTCTGGAGCAGATCAACAAGCAACTCAACAAGTTGATTGATGTGATCAAGGTGATCGATTTCACCGGTCAGGATTATACCGAACGGGAGATGGGGCTGATCAAGGTCAATGCCGAGGAATCGACCCGTGCTGAAGTGCTGCGTATCGTAGATATCTTTCGAGCCAAGGTCGTCGATGTGACCCAGAGCTCGTATACGGTAGAAGTCACCGGAGCACCGGGGAAAATCGATGCCGTTGTTGAATTGCTGCGGCCGATGGGGATCAAGGAGCTGATTCGCTCCGGTCCGGTGGTTTTGGGACGCGGCGCAAAGGGGTGGAAGACGCAGTAATGACGGTTTTTTCCCGACCCTGATTGCCTGAAAAAGATGGAATAAACAACCTGAATGTGTTACATGAATTGACCACACAAAAATGACCCTGCTGAGGAGGAAAAATGAACGTTTATTATGACAAAGATGCCGAACTGTCAATCATTCAAGGAATGAAGGTGACGATTGTCGGTTACGGTTCCCAGGGCCATGCCCACGCCAATAACCTCAAGGATTCCGGTGTCGATGTCACCGTTGCTCTGCGTGAAAGTTCGACCTCGGCGAAAAAGGCGATAAATTCCGGTTTGACGGTCAAGAGTGTCGCCGCCGCTGTTGCCGCTGCCGATCTGGTGATGATTCTGACCCCCGACGAATTTCAGTTTCAGCTTTATCGCGATGAAATTGAGCCGAACGTCAAGCAAGGGGCGACGCTTGCCTTTGCCCACGGTTTCGCAATTCACTACAATCAGATCGTCCCGCGGGCCGACCTGGACGTGATCATGATCGCGCCGAAGGCCCCGGGGCACACCGTGCGCTCCGAATTTGTACGTGGTGGCGGCATCCCTGACCTGATCGCAGTTTTCCAGGACGCCTCCGGTAAAGCCAAAAATGTGGCTCTGTCGTACGCCAGTGCCATCGGCGGCGGGCGTACCGGGATTATTGAGACCAGCTTCAAGGATGAGACCGAAACAGACCTGTTCGGTGAGCAGGCGGTCCTTTGTGGTGGAGCGGTTGAACTGGTCAAGGCCGGTTTTGAAACGTTGACCGCAGCGGGGTATGCGCCAGAGATGGCTTACTTCGAATGCCTTCATGAACTCAAATTGATTGTTGATCTGATGTACGAAGGCGGGATTGCCAACATGAATTACTCGATCTCCAATAATGCGGAGTATGGCGAGTATATCACCGGCCCCCAGGTGATCAACGCGGAAAGTCGCAAGGCGATGAAACAGTGTCTGGACAATATTCAGAACGGTGAATACGCCAAACGGTTTATTCTCGAAGGACAAGCCAACTATCCCGAGATGACCGCCCGGCGGAGGCTCAATGCCGCGCACCCGATCGAACTGGTCGGTGAACGCCTGCGCAGCATGATGCCCTGGATCAAGAAAATTGTTGATAAAGAAAAAAACTGATCGATCTGCCGGGGCGTGTCCCCGGCAGTTTCTTTTAATCCTGGATAAAGGATGTGATGATTCATGCGTAATCAACATCAACCGGTGGCCGTCGAGGGTTTTCCTTTTATCGCGCTGTTTGCCTTCGTTACACTGATTTTTGCGTTGCTTGACTGGGGTTGTCTGGCGACCATCATGCTCGCGCTGACCCTTTTTACGGTCTATTTTTTTCGTAATCCGGAACGCTTCCCGCCGACTGATGCCAATGCCATCGTCGCGCCTGCGGATGGCAAGGTGATTTTTGTCGGTGACGTGATGGAAGAGCGCTATTTTGGCGAAGAGGTGAAAAAAATCAGCATCTTCATGAACGTGTTCAATGTCCATGTCAACCGTGCCCCTTTTTCAGGGAAGGTGCTTGCCCGGTTTTATAATCGTGGAGAATTTTTTAACGCTTCGCTCGACAAGGCCAGTCTCCAGAATGAACAAGCCGGACTTTTTGTCGAAAGTGACAGAGGCAAGATCCTCTTCGTTCAGATCGCCGGCCTGATCGCACGACGGATTGTCACTTACCCGGTCGTGGGGGATTTGTTGACCCGTGGTATGCGTTTTGGTCTGATTCGATTTGGTTCGCGGGTTGACATTTATTTACCGAAAGGGACCGAAATCACTGTTCGCATTGGTGACCGTACCGTTGCGGGGGAATCGGTCATCGGGTATTGGCATGAGTAAAGATCGGTTGCAAGGTCGGCACGAAAATCTGCGTAAGGGTGTCTACATCCTGCCAAACCTCTTTACCACCGGGGGGCTTTTTTCCGGTTTCTACGGGATTGTCGCCACGATGAACGGCGATTATCATATCGCCGCATGGTTTGTGCTGATTGCTGCAATTTTTGACACCATTGACGGAAAAGTCGCCCGTCTGACCGGGACCACCAGCAATTTTGGCGTCGAGTATGATTCACTTGCCGATCTTGTTGCCTTCGGTGTTGCTCCTGGTCTTTTGATGTATTCCTGGGCCCTCAAGCCTTTCGGCAAGCTGGGCTGGCTGGCGGCATTTCTCTATGTTGTCTGCGGCGCATTGCGGCTGGCGCGGTTTAACGTGCAGGTCAATACTGTCGAATCGAAACGATTTGTCGGCCTGCCGATTCCCGCGGCGGCGAGCATGGTCGCCGCGTGTGTCCTGCTCTTTTACCATCTTGGTGGTTCCGGGCCGCTGCTTAAAAAAGTTTCGGTGCTCCTCCTTATCTATATTCTGGCTGCACTGATGGTGAGCAACTTCAGCTATTATTCCTTTAAAGACCCCGAACTGTTCAGACGGCAGCCTTTCGGTATTCTGGTCGGTGCGATCATGTTGCTTATCGTTATCGTTGCCGAGCCGCAGATCATGTTTTTCAGTATTTTTCTTGCTTATACTTTCTCCGGCCCGGTTGGTTATCTGCTCGGAAAGTTGC containing:
- a CDS encoding isoprenyl transferase; this encodes MIPEHIAIIMDGNGRWAEARNLPRIAGHQRGVETVRVIVEACHGLGVRYLTLYAFSSENWQRPSAEVGGLMELLGYFLEAMLPEMMEKGIQLRVIGDLARLPERARRTVTDAVAQTAENSAMTLVLALSYGSRGELSNACRTLAKDVLDGGLSVEDITEELFASRLDTAGLPDPDLLIRTSGEMRISNFLLWQLAYAELYFTEICWPAFTADELNKALVEFSRRERRFGLTGAQMEKSRF
- a CDS encoding phosphatidate cytidylyltransferase, which translates into the protein MKQRLITAGIGLPLLVLFIVYANYFFFSLLIGGVICLALHEFFAMTLPGERRAEKFAACLFALGLLSAMIQQSPLLLVGLLTLMTLGFACWFLLRFNNLGKVTGQLAILFFGILYITLLLGHVPLLRGVPDGREWIFLVLFIIMFCDTCAYFVGSAIGCRRLYPSISPKKSIEGACGGLLGSILGAVLVKFWFFGHLRLVDAVILGILLGIVGQLGDLFESMLKRGANVKDSGTLIPGHGGVLDRLDSLLFAFPVAYYYALWAGYG
- a CDS encoding 1-deoxy-D-xylulose-5-phosphate reductoisomerase, with the protein product MKKLAILGSTGSIGVSTLEVVAAYPARFSVITLTGGANLTLLIEQIRRFSPQMVAVCEEVDARRLRDTLGENAPKILFGVEGLSACASHPDVEMVVSAIVGAAGLRPTMAAIVAGKDIALANKETLVTAGSLFMEAITAAGVDLFPVDSEHSAIFQSLRGHRQQDVRRLILTASGGPFLHRSSDDFHSVRPLDALAHPNWTMGRKISIDSATMMNKGLEVIEAHWLFALPAERIAVHVHPQSVVHSMVEYVDGSVIAQLGIPDMKTPIAYALSWPERLALDLPPLDLCQYGALTFHAPDVEKFPCLPLAYTALAIGGTAPAVMNAANEVAVEAFLAERISFSDIAQIIAVVLNGHVAQPLDTLETVFAADKMGRKAAYDLIDQRAAEALC
- the rseP gene encoding RIP metalloprotease RseP, which translates into the protein MLTVFSGIILLGILVFIHELGHFGVAKATGVRVLKFSLGFGPKLFSKQWGETEYLLCAIPLGGYVQMLGEGIGEQGEVVELTPEERQHSFADKTIAQRTAIIAAGPIMNLLLPFIVLPIAYMVGVNLPAYVENAPRAGYVVDASPAAAAGLQRNDLIVAVNGDAVSSWDGTNKTLLSHVGAPLEFTILRSGDTLLITLEPENGGIEGLQSIGIMPDVAPLVGGLAPGMPALAAGFEVGDQIVAIESTPINSWYDLRDVIQNYGKRPQQFHLIRDGRELSVEVLPIQRDGKDDLLIGIAPHQETLFKRFGFIDAVRAGADRTVELIELTLTFMQKMFAGQISSKNIGGPITVIQIAGQAAQTDLSSICTVLAFLSIQLGILNLLPIPILDGGHLFFNFFEMLMRRPVPLRTREIAQQVGLIMLLMLMVLAFYNDIVRIFVGGA
- the tsaB gene encoding tRNA (adenosine(37)-N6)-threonylcarbamoyltransferase complex dimerization subunit type 1 TsaB, whose translation is MVKSPRLLAVCTATRCTSIAVIEDGRVFGEMVMRSPRTHTDLLLPNVRQMLAGLEQDIPDFDAFVAVVGPGAFTGLRVGVATVKGLATAANRPTIAISSLLTLAAQFPASHLPICALLDARKSEVYVGRYCRQLDEPVLSHPERVMTPEQLLDEIDEETLFVGDGATVYRPLIEARLGRRAHFAPVSLAEPRAALAAALADREYRAKRTLSSGQLTPVYIRRSEAEIMWEKSGRTLPQ
- a CDS encoding YdcH family protein, with amino-acid sequence MEEADLTVVEELCNNNPRFRMLYEEHLILEKELTDFEEKVYLTPDEEIARKKVQKLKLVGKDEMQKILHNFREV
- the ilvD gene encoding dihydroxy-acid dehydratase encodes the protein MKKRSSAITEGFERTPHRALLMGTGVPRSQMKQPFIGIASSFTDLIPGHIGMRDLERQIEKGVHTGGGHAFMFGIPGVCDGIAMGHRGMHYSLPTRELIADMIESVAEAHRLDGLVLLTNCDKITPGMLMAAARLDIPAIVVTAGPMLAGRGAQGRQYSFVTDTFEAMGQYKAGNMTEAQLCTCEENACPSAGSCQGLFTANTMAILTETLGMSLIGCGTALAVSSLKRRIAFTSGERIVALVNDNITPRSILTRAAFENAVRVDLALGGSSNTVLHLLSIAREAGVELPLEIFDALSRTTPQLASMNPGGIHFMEDLDAAGGVPGVLHELGDKILDNPTLTGLSVREIAAAIKHVDHAVIHPRSNPVRAEGGIAILHGNIAPDGAVVKQSGVSEKMMTFEGTARCFDAEEAAMAALMDGTVVAGDVVVIRYEGPKGGPGMREMLAPTATLMGLGLGDSVALITDGRFSGGTRGPCIGHISPEAAVGGPIALIADGDRIKLDIPQRSLELLVDATVLAERRAVWQAPEPKIRTGWLARYAQVVTSANTGAICQATAPLK
- the ilvB gene encoding biosynthetic-type acetolactate synthase large subunit gives rise to the protein MKKTGSQILLECLRLEGVDTVFGYPGGTVINIYDDLMDSPIKHILNRHEQAAVHAADGYARATGKVGVAIATSGPGATNTVTGIATAYMDSIPMVIITGQVPTPLIGNDAFQEADMIGITRPITKHNYLVRDIKDLARIIKQAFYIARTGRPGPVLVDLPKDIQMATHKFEYPDKVELRGYKPNYSGNSRQIEKSIKMILAARKPVIYVGGGAALSNSNLELKQFTEMIQAPLTMTLMGLSSFPNTHPLSLGMLGMHGTYHANMAVTDADLLIAIGARFDDRVTGKIATFAPHAKIIHIDIDPTSIKKNVRVDLPIVGDLKDVLKKMLKQLAEYDAQVATLRDELAPWRAKIEVWKKEQPLGYKSSNKEIKPQFVIEKLCELSDEDAIITTEVGQHQMWTAQFYDFIQPRTFLTSGGLGTMGYGLPAALGAQAAFPTRQVIDISGDGSFQMNSQELATLVQYRLPVKIAILNNNFLGMVRQWQQLFFNRRYSQTCMELPIDFKKLAEAYGATGLQATTPDEVEAVIKQAFATPGPVIMEFKVCREENVLPMVPAGAGINEMVLAS
- the ilvN gene encoding acetolactate synthase small subunit, which translates into the protein MKHTISVLVENEFGVLPRVSGLFSGRGFNIESLSVAPTIDPTISRMTIVTSGDERILEQINKQLNKLIDVIKVIDFTGQDYTEREMGLIKVNAEESTRAEVLRIVDIFRAKVVDVTQSSYTVEVTGAPGKIDAVVELLRPMGIKELIRSGPVVLGRGAKGWKTQ
- the ilvC gene encoding ketol-acid reductoisomerase; the protein is MNVYYDKDAELSIIQGMKVTIVGYGSQGHAHANNLKDSGVDVTVALRESSTSAKKAINSGLTVKSVAAAVAAADLVMILTPDEFQFQLYRDEIEPNVKQGATLAFAHGFAIHYNQIVPRADLDVIMIAPKAPGHTVRSEFVRGGGIPDLIAVFQDASGKAKNVALSYASAIGGGRTGIIETSFKDETETDLFGEQAVLCGGAVELVKAGFETLTAAGYAPEMAYFECLHELKLIVDLMYEGGIANMNYSISNNAEYGEYITGPQVINAESRKAMKQCLDNIQNGEYAKRFILEGQANYPEMTARRRLNAAHPIELVGERLRSMMPWIKKIVDKEKN